TGAGCGAGACCGACGCCGCGAAGCACAGCAGGCCCACCGCCGTCGCGATGCCGACGCACCACAGCAGCAGGATGATCGTGCCGCCGAGGCCGGCGACCACGTGCCATGGCGCCGCGAGCAGCAGCTGGATGCCGTCGTACCACTTCGCCCCGCGGCGGTTGCGGCGGTTGCCGACCGAGCTGGCGGCGAGCGACCCGCTGCGCAGGAGCCAGGCGGCGAGGAGGACGACCACGAGCGCGAGGTAGGGGGCGTAGGTGATCCCGCCGGCGACCACGCCGCCGAGGGCGAGCAGCGACAGCCCGCGGCGCAGCCGCTCGCCGGCCGGGACCGGCTCGGGGGCAGGGGCGCCGTAGTCGGTGACCCACTCGGTCGAGCCGTCGGGCAGCACGCGGGTCTGGCGGTGCGGCAGCGTGCCCGCCTCGCCCCAGCCCTGGGTGGGCGGTCCGTACGGGTCCTCCCGGTGGTCGGGCTCGCTCCAGTCCGACGACCAGTGCACCGGCTCGTCCACGACACCGGGACCGCCCACGACGCCGGGCATCGTGCCGGTCGTCGCCGCGACGGTCGCGGGAGCGGCGAGGTCGGTGGGCGCGGCGGCGGCCTGGTGGGCGGCTGCGACGTAGGGCAGCGTGACCGGGTGGGGCGCGGTGCGCGGGGGCCGGGGCGCGTCGCCGTGGCGCAGCTCCTCGAGCCAGTCGCGGACCTCCTCGAGCGTGGGCCGGTCGGCCGCCTCGGGCGCGAGGGCGTCCTCGACGAGCGGCAGGACGACCGGGTCGAGGTCGGACAGGTCGTGCTCGCCGCGGCGGACGCGGTCCATGATCGCCACGGACGGCCCGCGGCCGAACGGCGCGCGCCCGGTGCCGGCGTAGGCCACCGTGGCGGCCCAGGCGTGCACGTCGGAGGCGGCGGTGGCGTCCTCACCGTGCAGGATCTCGGGCGCGAGGTAGCCGGGCGTGCCGAGCAGCCACCCGTTCATCGTGATCCGGGAGTCCTCCGCGACGCGGGCGAGCCCGAAGTCGATGAGGATCGGCGTGCGGCCCTCCATGATCACGTTGGACGGCTTGATGTCGCGGTGCAGCACCCCGACGGAGTGCACCGCGTCGAGCGCCTCGGCGAGGCAGTCGGCGAACCAGAGCAGGTCGTCACCGTCGAGCGGTCCCTCCTCCTGCACGTGGTCGTGCAGCGACAGGCCGGGGACGTAGCGGGTGGCGACGAACGGGATCTCGCCCCACGGGTCGGCGTCGACGATCTCGGCGATCCGGCGGCTGCGGATCCGGCTCAGCGAGCTCACCTCGCGCGCCAGCCGGCGCCGCGCCTCGTCGTCGCCGACGACGTGGGGGCGCAGCACCTTGATCGCGACCGGTCGCTCCCCCGGCCGCTGGCCGAGGTGGACCACGCCCATGCCGCCCTCGCCGAGGCGGGCACGCAGCGCGTAGCCGCCGACGGTGAGACCGGGCGGCGGCGCCTTCGGGGACGTCGTCACGGGACGATCGTACGGCCGCCGCTCCCCCGCACCCCGCACCCGCGCGTCTGGTCGCGCGACGGGTCGGGCCCCATGATGTGGGCGTGCCCCGCGCCCGTTCGTTCCTCCGCCCCGCCGCGTACGCCGCGCTCGCGGTCGCCGACAGCGTCGCCGCGGGCCGGCCGGGCACCCGGGCGCGCCGGCTGCGGTGGGCCACCAAGCCGGCGCTGATGCCCGCGCTGGCGTGGGCCTCCGCCGAGCACGCGGACGGCTCCCGCCTGGCTCGGAGCACCACGACCGCCCAGGTGTTCTCGTGGGGCGGGGACGTCGCGCTGCTCGGCTCCGGGGAGCGCGCCTTCCTGACGGGTGTCG
Above is a genomic segment from Nocardioides okcheonensis containing:
- a CDS encoding serine/threonine protein kinase, whose protein sequence is MTTSPKAPPPGLTVGGYALRARLGEGGMGVVHLGQRPGERPVAIKVLRPHVVGDDEARRRLAREVSSLSRIRSRRIAEIVDADPWGEIPFVATRYVPGLSLHDHVQEEGPLDGDDLLWFADCLAEALDAVHSVGVLHRDIKPSNVIMEGRTPILIDFGLARVAEDSRITMNGWLLGTPGYLAPEILHGEDATAASDVHAWAATVAYAGTGRAPFGRGPSVAIMDRVRRGEHDLSDLDPVVLPLVEDALAPEAADRPTLEEVRDWLEELRHGDAPRPPRTAPHPVTLPYVAAAHQAAAAPTDLAAPATVAATTGTMPGVVGGPGVVDEPVHWSSDWSEPDHREDPYGPPTQGWGEAGTLPHRQTRVLPDGSTEWVTDYGAPAPEPVPAGERLRRGLSLLALGGVVAGGITYAPYLALVVVLLAAWLLRSGSLAASSVGNRRNRRGAKWYDGIQLLLAAPWHVVAGLGGTIILLLWCVGIATAVGLLCFAASVSLTTSLGVVGGGFALGLWWGPGSERLRSPVHRVVDPLARRGVAWLLVTLLVGALGSGLAAAAAAQGPRWTPYDDAPLSDVSLPRWL